The Halobacterium litoreum genome includes a region encoding these proteins:
- the purB gene encoding adenylosuccinate lyase, which translates to MTDESPLYAVTPLDGRYAGRTSPLAAYASEAALMRARVQVEVEYLLALADLDTVPLELTDDETERLRAAYEAFEADDADLVKRIETEGARGYDATNHDVKAVEYFVREAAPERAHSWIHFGLTSEDVNNLAHRLLAKPAVTDVLVPELRARRDELVEFAHDYADLPMLARTHGQPATPTTFGKEMAVYAARLGRAIARVEDAAESLSGKLAGASGTWAAHHAAFPDVDWRTFSEEFVQSLELEYVEPTTQVNPCDDLAALFDALRGANNVCRDLSLDVWLYVSQRYLGQDAAKTETGSSTMPHKVNPIDFENSEGNLSKANADLEFLSEYLTTSRLQRDLSDSTVKRNIGGALAYCLLAYTKLGDGLGKVVPNEAVMREDLRANPEIIGEAVQTILRREGHDDAYERVKALTRGERVSLEDFHELFASMDLPEDVRDELLALTPESYTGLGADIARDA; encoded by the coding sequence ATGACCGACGAGAGCCCGCTATACGCCGTCACGCCCCTCGACGGCCGGTACGCCGGTCGAACCTCTCCGCTGGCCGCGTACGCGAGCGAAGCCGCGCTGATGCGCGCTCGCGTGCAGGTCGAAGTGGAGTACCTGCTCGCGCTCGCCGACCTCGACACCGTCCCGCTGGAACTCACCGACGACGAGACCGAGCGTCTGCGGGCCGCCTACGAGGCCTTCGAGGCCGACGACGCCGACCTCGTGAAGCGCATCGAGACCGAGGGCGCCCGCGGTTACGACGCCACCAACCACGACGTAAAGGCCGTCGAGTACTTCGTGCGGGAGGCCGCGCCGGAGCGCGCGCACTCGTGGATTCACTTCGGCCTGACGAGCGAGGACGTGAACAACCTCGCGCACCGCCTGCTCGCCAAGCCCGCCGTCACGGACGTGCTCGTGCCGGAACTGCGCGCGCGCCGCGACGAACTCGTGGAGTTCGCCCACGACTACGCCGACCTGCCGATGCTCGCGCGCACCCACGGCCAGCCCGCGACGCCGACGACGTTCGGGAAGGAGATGGCCGTCTACGCCGCCCGCCTCGGGCGCGCCATCGCTCGCGTCGAGGACGCCGCCGAGTCGCTCTCCGGGAAGCTCGCGGGCGCGTCGGGCACGTGGGCCGCCCACCACGCCGCCTTCCCGGACGTGGACTGGCGCACGTTCTCCGAGGAGTTCGTGCAGTCCCTCGAACTGGAGTACGTCGAACCGACGACGCAGGTCAACCCCTGTGACGACCTCGCGGCGCTGTTCGACGCGCTCCGCGGCGCGAACAACGTCTGCCGAGACCTCTCCCTGGACGTGTGGCTGTACGTCTCCCAGCGCTACCTCGGGCAGGACGCCGCGAAGACCGAGACCGGGTCGTCGACGATGCCCCACAAGGTCAACCCCATCGACTTCGAGAACAGCGAGGGCAACCTCTCGAAGGCGAACGCGGACTTGGAGTTCCTCTCGGAGTACCTCACCACGAGTCGCCTCCAGCGGGACCTCTCGGACTCGACGGTCAAGCGCAACATCGGCGGCGCACTGGCGTACTGCCTGCTCGCGTACACGAAACTCGGCGACGGTCTCGGGAAGGTCGTGCCCAACGAGGCCGTGATGCGCGAGGACCTGCGCGCGAACCCCGAAATCATCGGCGAAGCCGTCCAGACGATTCTCCGGCGCGAGGGCCACGACGACGCCTACGAGCGCGTGAAAGCCCTCACGCGGGGCGAACGCGTCTCGCTGGAGGACTTCCACGAACTGTTCGCGTCGATGGACCTCCCCGAGGACGTGCGCGACGAACTGCTCGCGCTCACGCCCGAGTCCTACACCGGCCTCGGCGCCGACATCGCGCGGGACGCCTGA
- the lysA gene encoding diaminopimelate decarboxylase → MTRNPAVRRLADWSPGDLRDLAAEYGTPLYVQDLDRVRENYERVAAAFPDARIHYAVKANAGRAVLRALREAGAGAECASAGEVYRALDAGFEPSEIHYTAVNPPARDLDYVLDAAPDATFVVGARDTVDRLAERGFAGRLAVRVHPGVGAGHSEAVATGADAKFGVPHDEAAAVIGDAVDRGFDVVGVHAHVGSGMLTDDDVAAHREVVERLAAVARNAPADLEFVDAGGGFGVPYRPDEEPLDLGSVADATRTALADVDADLVLEPGRYFVADAGVLLTEVNTVKPTDGATLAGVDAGMTTLLRPALYGAHHEVRSLAPDAADRDTDAVDVVGPICESTDVLAEDRRLPAPERGDLLAVGNAGAYGVEMSFQYNSRQRPAVVALDGGEDSLARERDGFDSLTAPER, encoded by the coding sequence GTGACCCGGAACCCCGCGGTTCGTCGGCTGGCGGACTGGTCGCCCGGCGACCTGCGGGACCTCGCCGCGGAGTACGGCACGCCGCTGTACGTCCAGGACCTCGACCGCGTGCGGGAGAACTACGAGCGCGTCGCGGCGGCGTTCCCCGACGCCCGCATCCACTACGCCGTGAAGGCCAACGCCGGGCGAGCCGTCCTCCGGGCGCTCCGCGAGGCGGGCGCCGGCGCGGAGTGCGCGTCTGCCGGCGAGGTGTACCGCGCGCTCGACGCCGGCTTCGAACCGAGCGAGATTCACTACACGGCGGTCAATCCGCCGGCCCGCGACCTCGACTACGTGCTCGACGCGGCGCCCGACGCGACGTTCGTGGTCGGCGCGCGCGACACCGTCGACCGACTCGCCGAGCGCGGATTCGCGGGACGACTCGCCGTCCGTGTCCACCCGGGCGTCGGTGCCGGCCACAGCGAGGCCGTGGCGACCGGCGCGGATGCGAAGTTCGGCGTCCCCCACGACGAGGCCGCGGCCGTCATCGGGGACGCCGTAGACCGGGGGTTCGACGTGGTCGGCGTCCACGCCCACGTCGGAAGCGGGATGCTCACCGACGACGACGTGGCCGCCCACCGCGAAGTCGTCGAACGCCTCGCCGCGGTCGCACGGAACGCGCCCGCGGACCTAGAGTTCGTGGACGCCGGCGGCGGGTTCGGCGTCCCCTACCGCCCCGACGAGGAACCGCTCGACCTCGGTTCGGTCGCCGACGCCACCCGGACCGCGCTGGCCGACGTGGACGCCGACCTCGTGCTCGAACCGGGACGCTACTTCGTGGCCGACGCGGGCGTCCTGCTGACCGAAGTGAACACGGTGAAGCCGACCGACGGCGCGACGCTCGCGGGCGTCGACGCTGGCATGACGACGCTCCTCCGGCCCGCACTCTACGGCGCCCACCACGAGGTCCGGTCGCTCGCGCCGGACGCCGCCGACCGCGACACCGACGCGGTGGACGTGGTGGGCCCAATCTGCGAGAGCACCGACGTGCTCGCCGAAGACCGACGCCTCCCCGCGCCCGAACGCGGCGACCTGCTCGCCGTCGGGAACGCGGGCGCGTACGGCGTCGAGATGTCCTTCCAGTACAACTCCCGACAGCGACCGGCGGTCGTCGCACTCGACGGCGGCGAGGACTCTCTCGCCCGCGAGCGCGACGGCTTCGACTCCCTGACTGCACCAGAACGATGA
- a CDS encoding M20/M25/M40 family metallo-hydrolase, translating into MPEFDPLAFHERAVRTPSHEDVTEMRALLVDTLREHGHPPEVDDAGNVLASRGEGRPHVVLNTHIDTVPPHVEYSRDGDVVRGRGACDAKGPLAALLAAFLAVEPTEGRVTLAITPDEETESAGAAALSLDADAYVVGEPTDLAACTSARGRFQATVSLSGVGAHAADPTSGVNAVAAAEQALAAIRGFDAEHGPERHPELGPPTLTPTRIRGGDAANRVPDDCDIVVDRRTVPPETQASFFAAFESHVRDAVPADVGVEVTPVERDTPFLEAFDTPDDADVVRALRDAGAGDSRPFGAATEASYFAEDAPTVVFGPGVLADDEGPVAHAQREYVRRSDVERAAEIATDALDSLV; encoded by the coding sequence ATGCCTGAGTTCGACCCCCTCGCGTTCCACGAGCGCGCCGTCCGCACGCCCTCCCACGAGGACGTGACCGAGATGCGCGCGTTGCTCGTCGACACCCTGCGCGAGCACGGCCACCCGCCCGAGGTGGACGACGCCGGCAACGTCCTCGCGTCCCGGGGCGAGGGGCGACCGCACGTCGTCCTGAACACGCACATCGACACCGTGCCGCCACACGTCGAGTACTCGCGGGACGGCGACGTGGTTCGGGGGCGGGGGGCGTGCGACGCGAAGGGGCCGCTGGCCGCGCTCCTCGCGGCGTTCCTCGCGGTCGAACCCACTGAGGGCCGAGTGACGCTCGCGATTACGCCGGACGAGGAGACCGAGTCGGCGGGCGCGGCGGCGCTCTCCCTCGACGCGGACGCCTACGTCGTCGGCGAGCCCACCGACCTCGCGGCGTGTACGAGCGCCCGCGGCCGCTTCCAGGCGACCGTCTCGCTGTCCGGCGTCGGGGCGCACGCCGCCGACCCCACCTCGGGCGTGAACGCCGTCGCCGCCGCTGAGCAGGCGCTCGCCGCGATTCGCGGGTTCGACGCCGAGCACGGGCCCGAACGCCACCCGGAACTCGGGCCGCCGACGCTCACGCCGACGCGGATTCGGGGCGGGGACGCCGCGAACCGCGTGCCCGACGACTGCGACATCGTCGTCGACCGGCGAACCGTTCCGCCCGAGACGCAGGCGTCGTTCTTCGCGGCCTTCGAGAGCCACGTCCGCGACGCGGTGCCCGCCGACGTGGGCGTCGAGGTGACCCCCGTCGAGCGCGACACGCCGTTCCTCGAAGCGTTCGACACGCCCGACGACGCGGACGTCGTGCGCGCGCTCCGCGACGCCGGCGCGGGCGACTCCCGACCGTTCGGCGCTGCGACCGAGGCGTCTTACTTCGCCGAAGACGCGCCGACGGTCGTCTTCGGGCCGGGCGTATTGGCCGACGACGAGGGGCCGGTCGCGCACGCCCAACGCGAGTACGTGCGCCGGTCGGACGTGGAACGCGCCGCGGAAATCGCGACCGACGCGCTCGACTCGCTGGTGTAG
- the purH gene encoding bifunctional phosphoribosylaminoimidazolecarboxamide formyltransferase/IMP cyclohydrolase: protein MTRIAGLASNRGRNLLHVDDLEPGGADLAVVLSNHADAPVLDAAEDRDIPTEVVEQGEDESRRDHEKRVVEALADYDVDFVCLDGYMRVLSETFLDSVPLTLNVHPSLLPAFPGMDAHEQVLDANVSVTGCTVHVVTDAVGDDGAVRDEDVDAGPIVTQEPVPVYADDDRADLKERVLYDAEFEAYPRAIRWFANGDLDASADGVTVDADDGGDFPARRLASADRADSLRYGENPHQDAAVYRDDTCEEASVVHADQLNEGAKALSYNNYNDADAALNLVKEFDDPAAAVIKHTNPAGCATADTLADAYSDALATDAKSAFGGIVALNRVCDAETAERVADSFKEVVVAPGYTDAALDALREKSNLRILSVGELGEPTELQTEKALVGGRLVQERDLWAPSTEDFEVVTERDPTEEEIETMLFAWRVLKHVKSNGILFADGTETVGLGVGQVSRVDAVEIAATKAERDAEGKDADGAVMASDAFFPFPDAVEEAADAGVEAIVQPGGSKNDDKVIDAADEHGMAMVFTGHRCFRHD from the coding sequence ATGACTCGCATCGCTGGGCTCGCCAGCAACCGCGGCCGGAACCTCCTGCACGTGGACGACCTCGAACCGGGCGGCGCCGACCTCGCCGTCGTGCTGTCGAACCACGCCGATGCGCCCGTCCTCGACGCCGCCGAGGACCGCGACATTCCCACGGAGGTCGTCGAGCAGGGCGAGGACGAGAGCCGCCGCGACCACGAGAAGCGCGTCGTCGAGGCGCTCGCGGACTACGACGTGGACTTCGTCTGCCTCGACGGCTACATGCGCGTGCTCTCCGAGACGTTCCTCGACTCGGTGCCGCTCACGCTGAACGTCCACCCGAGTCTCCTCCCCGCGTTCCCGGGGATGGACGCCCACGAGCAAGTCCTCGACGCGAACGTCTCCGTCACGGGCTGTACCGTCCACGTCGTCACGGACGCCGTCGGCGACGACGGCGCGGTTCGCGACGAGGACGTGGACGCCGGCCCCATCGTGACACAGGAGCCGGTGCCCGTGTACGCCGACGACGACCGGGCCGACCTGAAAGAGCGCGTGCTGTACGACGCCGAGTTCGAGGCGTACCCGCGCGCGATTCGGTGGTTCGCGAACGGCGACCTCGACGCGAGCGCGGACGGCGTCACCGTCGACGCCGACGACGGCGGCGACTTCCCGGCGCGCCGCCTCGCGAGCGCCGACCGCGCGGACTCGCTCCGGTACGGCGAGAACCCCCATCAGGACGCCGCCGTCTACCGCGACGACACCTGCGAGGAGGCGAGCGTCGTCCACGCCGACCAACTGAACGAGGGCGCGAAGGCGCTCTCGTACAACAACTACAACGACGCCGACGCCGCGCTGAACCTCGTCAAGGAGTTCGACGACCCGGCGGCCGCCGTCATCAAGCACACCAACCCCGCGGGCTGTGCGACCGCCGACACGCTCGCCGACGCGTACTCGGACGCGCTCGCCACCGACGCCAAGTCCGCGTTCGGCGGCATCGTCGCGCTGAACCGAGTCTGCGACGCGGAGACGGCCGAGCGCGTCGCGGACTCGTTCAAGGAAGTCGTCGTCGCGCCCGGCTACACGGACGCCGCGCTCGACGCGCTCCGCGAGAAGTCGAACCTGCGCATCCTGTCTGTCGGTGAACTCGGCGAACCGACCGAACTCCAGACCGAGAAGGCGCTCGTCGGCGGGCGCCTCGTGCAGGAACGGGACCTCTGGGCGCCGAGCACCGAGGACTTCGAAGTCGTCACCGAGCGCGACCCGACCGAGGAGGAAATCGAGACCATGCTGTTCGCGTGGCGCGTCCTCAAGCACGTGAAGTCCAACGGCATCCTGTTCGCGGACGGCACCGAAACCGTGGGTCTCGGCGTCGGGCAGGTCTCTCGCGTGGACGCCGTGGAAATCGCGGCGACGAAGGCCGAACGCGACGCCGAGGGGAAGGACGCCGACGGCGCCGTGATGGCCTCGGACGCCTTCTTCCCGTTCCCGGACGCCGTCGAGGAGGCCGCCGACGCCGGCGTCGAGGCAATCGTCCAGCCCGGCGGGTCGAAGAACGACGACAAGGTCATTGACGCCGCCGACGAGCACGGGATGGCGATGGTGTTCACCGGGCATCGGTGCTTTAGACACGACTGA
- a CDS encoding SLC13 family permease, whose protein sequence is MTRRTPALALATVGAAAVVAAPTPEGLTPAGVGALATGWFAAVCWVTGALPLSITALLVPVWLVALGVYPRVDPAFSGFADPVVALFLATFLLAAALQSVGLDRRVALRLVAAVGTAPRRLVLGLMVAAAALSMVVSNTATAAMLMPVAAGVVRAVRPDAPADSNLHVAALLGTAYGASVGGIGTLVGTPANAIVATQIEQGLGVEVSFLDWMTVGVPVVVASLPIVWVVLLRLYPPETGERTVDDAPDLLADFDPLTGMQRRVGAVFLATATLWVVGGLDFLFRWLPASVHARLFGGGAADGVLSFAVVGVLGVVALVLAGAIDEDDVRGIDWPTLLLFGGGLSLADALTDTGATTWLARTLLDPVVSAPILAAVAAVVALTVLLSELASNTATAAILAPVLVELGRAEGTGVTLAVACAVAASFGFALPVATPPNAIAYGTGAVTRSQMLRAGVALDVLMGIAASLLVIVVAPLLL, encoded by the coding sequence GTGACTCGGCGCACCCCCGCGCTCGCGCTCGCCACCGTCGGCGCCGCCGCCGTCGTCGCCGCGCCGACCCCGGAGGGACTGACGCCGGCGGGCGTCGGCGCGCTCGCGACCGGGTGGTTCGCCGCCGTCTGCTGGGTGACGGGCGCGCTCCCGCTCTCGATTACCGCGCTCCTCGTCCCCGTCTGGCTGGTGGCCCTCGGCGTCTACCCCCGCGTCGACCCGGCGTTCTCGGGGTTCGCCGACCCCGTCGTCGCGCTCTTCCTCGCCACCTTTCTGCTGGCCGCGGCGCTCCAGTCGGTCGGCCTCGACCGCCGGGTGGCGCTCCGCCTCGTCGCCGCCGTCGGCACCGCGCCGCGCCGCCTCGTCCTCGGCCTGATGGTGGCCGCCGCCGCGCTCTCGATGGTCGTCTCGAACACCGCGACGGCGGCGATGCTGATGCCCGTCGCGGCGGGGGTCGTGCGCGCCGTCCGGCCGGACGCACCCGCGGACTCGAACCTCCACGTCGCCGCGCTCCTGGGCACCGCGTACGGCGCGAGCGTCGGCGGCATCGGGACGCTCGTCGGCACGCCCGCGAACGCCATCGTCGCCACCCAGATAGAACAGGGCTTGGGCGTCGAGGTGTCGTTCCTCGACTGGATGACCGTCGGCGTCCCCGTCGTCGTCGCCTCCCTCCCCATCGTCTGGGTGGTGTTGCTCCGTCTCTACCCGCCCGAGACCGGCGAGCGCACGGTCGACGACGCCCCCGACCTGCTCGCCGACTTCGACCCGCTCACCGGGATGCAACGCCGGGTCGGCGCGGTGTTCCTCGCCACCGCGACGCTCTGGGTGGTCGGCGGCCTCGACTTTTTGTTCCGGTGGCTGCCCGCGAGCGTCCACGCGCGCCTGTTCGGCGGCGGCGCGGCGGACGGGGTGCTGTCCTTCGCCGTCGTCGGCGTCCTCGGCGTCGTCGCGCTCGTGCTCGCCGGCGCGATAGACGAGGACGACGTGCGCGGCATCGACTGGCCGACCCTGCTGTTGTTCGGCGGCGGCCTCTCGCTCGCGGACGCGCTCACCGACACCGGCGCGACGACGTGGCTCGCGCGCACCCTGCTCGACCCCGTGGTCAGCGCGCCGATTCTCGCCGCCGTCGCCGCCGTCGTCGCGCTCACCGTCCTGCTCTCCGAACTCGCGTCGAACACCGCGACGGCCGCCATCCTCGCGCCCGTCCTCGTCGAACTCGGGCGCGCCGAGGGCACCGGCGTCACGCTCGCGGTGGCGTGTGCCGTCGCTGCGAGTTTCGGCTTCGCGCTCCCCGTCGCCACGCCCCCGAACGCAATCGCGTACGGCACCGGGGCGGTCACGCGCTCCCAGATGCTGCGCGCCGGCGTCGCCCTCGACGTGCTGATGGGAATCGCGGCGTCCCTGCTCGTCATCGTCGTCGCGCCCCTCCTGCTCTAG
- the dapB gene encoding 4-hydroxy-tetrahydrodipicolinate reductase, protein MRVAVTGADGRMGRTVRSVAAERGDEIAFATTRAEDEFADASDFESLLSEHEPDAVVDFTAPEASVEYAAACADAGVPIVVGTTGFADDQRVSLRAAGEETPVMLGANFSRGVQALLDAVEAAVGALPEYDVEVTETHHSGKRDAPSGTANLVLERIDETRGDSERVHGRVGDQPREEGEIGVHARRAGSVTGEHEALLAGNGEVLELTHRAGSRDVFAAGALDAAGWLADQPAGFYRFSEVSAAV, encoded by the coding sequence ATGAGAGTCGCCGTCACCGGCGCCGACGGACGGATGGGTCGAACCGTCCGTTCGGTCGCCGCGGAGCGCGGCGACGAAATCGCGTTCGCGACGACCCGAGCCGAGGACGAGTTCGCCGACGCGAGCGACTTCGAGAGCCTCCTCTCGGAACACGAACCCGACGCAGTCGTGGACTTCACCGCGCCCGAGGCGAGCGTCGAGTACGCCGCGGCCTGCGCAGACGCCGGCGTCCCAATCGTCGTCGGCACCACTGGGTTCGCCGACGACCAGCGCGTCTCGCTGCGGGCGGCCGGCGAGGAGACGCCCGTCATGCTCGGCGCGAACTTCTCACGGGGCGTGCAGGCCCTGCTCGACGCCGTCGAGGCCGCCGTCGGAGCGCTCCCCGAGTACGACGTGGAGGTCACCGAGACCCACCACAGCGGGAAGCGCGACGCCCCGAGCGGCACCGCGAATCTCGTCCTCGAACGAATCGACGAGACGCGTGGCGACTCGGAGCGCGTCCACGGACGCGTCGGCGACCAGCCCCGAGAAGAGGGCGAAATCGGCGTCCACGCGCGGCGAGCCGGAAGTGTCACGGGCGAGCACGAGGCCCTGCTCGCGGGGAACGGCGAAGTCCTCGAACTGACCCACCGTGCGGGCTCGCGGGACGTGTTCGCGGCGGGCGCGCTGGACGCGGCGGGGTGGCTCGCCGACCAGCCCGCCGGCTTCTACCGGTTCTCGGAGGTGTCGGCGGCAGTATGA
- the dapF gene encoding diaminopimelate epimerase, whose amino-acid sequence MIPYDRYHGTGNDFAIVDATNHVPDRGAFAQAVCARLGVDGVLFLALETRYTPPRAVMTLVQPDGSTADMCGNGARCAARWVAEQTGADAVMLDTQAGTRRADVDGETVTVEMGAPEFDPGAVPVVSDDPMERDELAGYEVTAVNTGVPHAVVFVDDVDDVDIDADAPDIRHHEAFPDGANVTFASPDGEDGFRQRTFERGVEGETQSCGTGAVAIAAVAHREGRCGEQVSVRPPGGELHVDLSGGRATLRGPTEHEGEGEAEAEPVRRVDA is encoded by the coding sequence ATGATTCCCTACGACCGATACCACGGCACCGGCAACGACTTCGCAATCGTCGACGCGACCAACCACGTCCCCGACCGCGGCGCGTTCGCGCAGGCCGTCTGCGCGCGCCTCGGCGTGGACGGCGTGCTCTTCCTCGCGCTCGAAACGCGGTACACGCCGCCCCGCGCGGTGATGACACTCGTCCAGCCCGACGGCTCGACGGCGGACATGTGCGGGAACGGCGCGCGCTGTGCCGCCCGCTGGGTCGCCGAGCAGACCGGCGCCGACGCCGTGATGCTGGACACGCAGGCGGGCACGCGGCGCGCCGACGTGGACGGCGAGACGGTGACCGTGGAGATGGGCGCTCCCGAATTCGACCCCGGCGCCGTCCCGGTCGTCAGCGACGACCCGATGGAGCGCGACGAACTCGCGGGCTACGAGGTGACGGCCGTGAACACGGGCGTCCCGCACGCGGTCGTCTTCGTCGACGACGTCGACGACGTGGACATCGACGCCGACGCCCCCGACATCCGCCACCACGAGGCGTTCCCAGACGGCGCGAACGTCACGTTCGCGTCGCCCGACGGCGAGGACGGCTTCCGCCAGCGCACGTTCGAGCGCGGCGTCGAGGGGGAGACCCAGTCCTGTGGCACGGGCGCCGTCGCCATCGCCGCCGTCGCGCACCGCGAGGGACGCTGCGGCGAGCAGGTGTCAGTACGGCCGCCGGGCGGCGAACTCCACGTCGACCTGTCCGGGGGACGCGCGACGCTCCGCGGCCCGACCGAACACGAGGGCGAGGGCGAAGCCGAAGCGGAGCCCGTCCGACGCGTCGATGCCTGA
- a CDS encoding zinc ribbon domain-containing protein → MQDEGCPKCGHDEVDVGSISTTGSGLSKMFDIQTNNFQTVTCTSCGYTELYADVDSRGADLADIFFG, encoded by the coding sequence ATGCAGGACGAAGGCTGCCCGAAATGTGGTCACGACGAGGTGGACGTGGGGAGCATCTCCACGACCGGCTCGGGGCTCTCCAAGATGTTCGACATCCAGACGAACAACTTCCAGACGGTGACCTGCACCTCCTGCGGGTACACCGAACTGTACGCGGACGTGGACTCGCGGGGCGCCGACCTCGCGGACATCTTCTTCGGCTAG
- a CDS encoding 2,3,4,5-tetrahydropyridine-2,6-dicarboxylate N-succinyltransferase: MTLEREIRDLWARHEAGDLSADTATAGDADSLDAFLDALEAGEIRAAEKRDGDWEAVEWVKRGVLLNFALRETERREYGDVAYHDVLPLRDTADLLERGTRNTPDGTTLRRGSHLGDDCIVMSPAFVNVGAYVGDGTLVDSCDTVGSCAQIGADVKLGANTLIGGVLEPVEDAPVVVEDGVSLGAGCRVTSGFVVGENSVVGENTLLTPRIPVYDLVEEEILYGELPPERRAFTRFVESSVGDHDLFDGGAYKPAVVAMDLEAETLDATQREEVLRS, encoded by the coding sequence ATGACCCTCGAACGCGAGATTCGCGACCTGTGGGCGCGCCACGAGGCGGGCGACCTGTCGGCCGACACCGCGACGGCGGGCGACGCCGACAGCCTCGACGCGTTCCTCGACGCGCTCGAAGCCGGCGAGATTCGGGCCGCAGAGAAGCGGGACGGCGACTGGGAGGCCGTCGAGTGGGTGAAGCGCGGCGTCCTCCTGAACTTCGCGCTCCGCGAGACGGAGCGCCGCGAGTACGGCGACGTGGCGTACCACGACGTGCTCCCGCTCCGGGACACCGCCGACCTGCTCGAACGCGGCACGCGGAACACGCCCGACGGCACGACCCTCCGGCGCGGGTCGCACCTCGGCGACGACTGCATCGTGATGTCGCCCGCGTTCGTGAACGTCGGCGCCTACGTCGGGGACGGCACGCTCGTGGACTCCTGTGACACCGTCGGCTCCTGTGCGCAAATCGGCGCGGACGTGAAACTCGGCGCGAACACCCTGATTGGCGGCGTCCTCGAACCCGTGGAGGACGCGCCCGTCGTCGTGGAAGACGGCGTGTCGCTGGGTGCCGGCTGCCGGGTCACGTCGGGGTTCGTCGTCGGCGAGAACTCGGTCGTCGGCGAGAACACCCTCCTGACGCCCCGAATTCCGGTCTACGACCTCGTCGAGGAGGAAATTCTGTACGGCGAACTGCCGCCGGAGCGCCGCGCCTTCACCCGATTCGTGGAGTCCTCGGTGGGCGACCACGACCTGTTCGACGGCGGCGCGTACAAGCCCGCGGTGGTGGCGATGGACCTCGAAGCCGAGACGCTCGACGCCACCCAGCGCGAGGAGGTACTGCGGTCGTGA
- a CDS encoding VIT1/CCC1 transporter family protein: MLTEAIDGRRPSGEYLAEVVYGANDGIVTTFAVVAGAAGAVLEPRVVVILGVANLFADGFSMGMSNYLSRRSELDYQRAEGEAGDDGGKPPAVTAFVTFLAFVVAGWTPLLPYVLGMAASFPVSVAAAGVAFFVVGAGRSLVTERRWWFAGVEMFVVGMLAAGVAFAVGELLRGVA; this comes from the coding sequence ATGTTGACAGAGGCCATCGACGGGCGCCGGCCGAGCGGCGAGTACCTCGCCGAGGTCGTCTACGGCGCGAACGACGGCATCGTGACGACGTTCGCGGTTGTCGCGGGCGCGGCGGGCGCGGTGCTGGAACCCCGCGTCGTCGTCATCCTCGGCGTCGCGAACCTCTTCGCGGACGGCTTCTCGATGGGGATGAGCAACTACCTCTCGCGGCGCTCGGAACTCGACTACCAGCGCGCCGAGGGCGAAGCCGGCGACGACGGCGGGAAGCCGCCGGCGGTCACCGCGTTCGTGACGTTCCTCGCGTTCGTCGTCGCCGGGTGGACGCCCCTGCTGCCGTACGTCCTCGGGATGGCGGCGTCGTTCCCGGTTTCGGTGGCGGCGGCGGGCGTCGCGTTCTTCGTCGTGGGTGCGGGCCGGAGTCTCGTCACCGAGCGCCGGTGGTGGTTCGCGGGCGTCGAGATGTTCGTCGTCGGGATGCTCGCGGCGGGCGTCGCGTTCGCCGTCGGCGAACTCCTGCGCGGCGTCGCCTAG